Proteins encoded in a region of the Devosia sp. RR2S18 genome:
- a CDS encoding PfkB family carbohydrate kinase: MFVVGGESLIDLKAEVMLPDGQIALRDGEGQIVMTAHPGGSPFNCAIALSKLGNHTGFLCPISADAFGDYLLGPLADAGVVPLLPERVPEYTTLAVVNFDDNHNARYGFYRQADGAIDADKAVAALPEALALYQIGGFCPIDPDEAEAWVQVVETAIARGATISIDPNVRPSLVSDFAGYKQRLGRFLDLAHLVKVSEEDLAALDPERSLEQHAADLLARPNCELVVVTLGEKGSRAFTASASASAAIHQPPVFGDTVGAGDSLMAGILTWLEERDLLAPGNLTALRVEELAQMLHFGAVVAGINCGRKGCKPPTRAEVDAVLAV, from the coding sequence ATGTTTGTTGTGGGCGGAGAGAGCCTTATCGATCTCAAGGCGGAGGTGATGCTGCCCGACGGGCAGATCGCACTCCGCGATGGCGAGGGGCAGATCGTGATGACCGCCCATCCCGGCGGCTCGCCCTTCAACTGCGCCATTGCCCTGAGCAAGTTGGGCAACCACACCGGCTTTCTCTGCCCGATCTCGGCGGATGCCTTCGGCGACTATCTCCTTGGGCCCCTGGCAGACGCGGGTGTCGTGCCCCTCCTGCCCGAGCGCGTCCCCGAATACACCACGCTTGCGGTGGTCAATTTCGATGACAACCACAATGCACGCTATGGCTTTTATCGCCAGGCCGACGGCGCCATCGATGCCGACAAGGCCGTGGCGGCCCTGCCCGAGGCGCTCGCGCTTTACCAGATCGGCGGCTTTTGCCCCATCGATCCCGACGAAGCCGAGGCGTGGGTGCAGGTGGTCGAGACGGCAATCGCGCGCGGCGCGACAATCTCCATCGATCCCAATGTGCGCCCTAGCCTGGTCAGTGACTTCGCCGGCTACAAGCAACGGCTCGGCCGCTTTCTCGATCTCGCCCATTTGGTCAAGGTGTCCGAAGAGGACCTTGCCGCCCTTGATCCCGAACGCTCCCTGGAGCAGCACGCCGCCGACCTCCTGGCCCGCCCCAATTGCGAACTGGTGGTGGTGACCCTGGGCGAAAAGGGCTCGCGCGCTTTCACCGCCAGCGCCTCGGCCAGTGCCGCCATCCACCAGCCGCCCGTTTTCGGCGACACGGTGGGCGCCGGTGACAGCCTCATGGCCGGCATTCTCACCTGGCTCGAGGAGCGCGACCTCCTCGCCCCCGGCAATCTCACCGCCTTGAGGGTCGAGGAACTCGCCCAGATGCTGCACTTCGGTGCCGTCGTTGCGGGCATCAATTGCGGGCGCAAGGGGTGCAAGCCGCCCACCCGCGCCGAGGTGGATGCGGTGCTCGCCGTTTAA
- a CDS encoding GNAT family N-acetyltransferase: MSQEHNVTREDGPTRGRYVIHLAPGYEAEMTFTKQQDGTIVIDHTGVPREYEGRGIAAKLVHKAIEDAREQGFKITPVCSYVVAQFRRHPEWRDLQA; this comes from the coding sequence ATGTCCCAAGAGCACAACGTCACCCGCGAGGATGGGCCGACCCGCGGCCGTTACGTGATTCATCTGGCGCCCGGCTATGAGGCGGAGATGACCTTCACCAAGCAGCAGGACGGCACCATTGTCATCGACCACACCGGCGTGCCGCGGGAATATGAAGGGCGCGGCATTGCGGCCAAGCTCGTCCACAAGGCCATCGAGGACGCCCGTGAGCAGGGCTTCAAAATCACCCCGGTCTGCTCCTATGTCGTCGCCCAGTTCCGCCGCCATCCCGAATGGCGCGACCTGCAGGCCTGA
- a CDS encoding DUF3298 domain-containing protein — MKLWAGLVGVVAAGFLVSPAVGASFDCAKAETPFERAICENADLSRADEILAKAFATALGGLTDGAADNLRADQREWLDFVRRACTSDAQALSTGSYDERGQSCLVSNFNSRIDALEQSRMIGGHRFLPETRYRALQDPDEAGNPESNWPVATHEMVVPVLDGDDPLADRFNPFVQALGREFSNEDGASNDEYALSDATSDTSTTVSIKEIAGTERITLEASTYWYGHGAAHGNYGIFYVHYLVPEDRELRATDIFAGKKWEETLLDAAWEQLQAEHGEALQVEDKADIAEIVVDPRRWSFENPYGLVIQFLPYEVSSYAYGAPTVTVDWAKLETIQADGLDGIRYGF; from the coding sequence ATGAAGCTTTGGGCTGGACTTGTGGGCGTCGTTGCGGCTGGTTTTCTGGTCAGTCCGGCGGTGGGGGCGAGTTTTGACTGCGCCAAGGCAGAGACACCCTTTGAGCGCGCCATCTGCGAGAATGCCGATCTCTCGCGTGCCGACGAGATCCTGGCCAAGGCCTTCGCCACGGCTCTGGGCGGACTGACCGACGGGGCTGCAGACAACCTTCGCGCCGACCAGCGTGAGTGGCTCGACTTTGTGCGCCGCGCCTGCACAAGCGATGCACAAGCGCTCTCGACCGGGAGCTATGATGAACGGGGGCAGAGCTGTCTGGTCAGCAATTTCAATAGCCGCATCGACGCGCTGGAGCAGAGTCGCATGATCGGTGGGCATCGTTTCCTGCCCGAGACGCGCTATCGCGCCCTGCAGGACCCGGACGAAGCTGGCAACCCCGAGTCAAACTGGCCGGTGGCGACCCATGAGATGGTTGTGCCGGTACTCGATGGCGACGACCCGCTGGCGGACCGGTTCAACCCGTTTGTGCAAGCTCTTGGGCGTGAGTTCAGCAACGAAGACGGCGCCAGCAATGATGAATACGCCCTCTCCGATGCAACTTCGGACACCTCCACTACGGTAAGCATCAAGGAGATCGCCGGAACGGAGCGCATCACGCTTGAAGCGAGCACCTATTGGTATGGGCACGGTGCGGCGCATGGCAATTACGGCATCTTCTACGTGCACTATCTGGTGCCGGAAGATCGGGAGCTTCGCGCTACGGACATATTCGCCGGCAAGAAGTGGGAAGAAACCCTGCTTGATGCCGCCTGGGAGCAGTTGCAGGCAGAGCACGGTGAGGCGCTGCAGGTGGAGGACAAGGCCGATATCGCCGAGATCGTGGTGGATCCGCGACGCTGGAGCTTCGAGAACCCTTATGGGTTGGTCATCCAGTTCCTGCCCTATGAAGTCTCGTCTTATGCCTACGGAGCGCCGACCGTAACAGTGGACTGGGCCAAACTGGAGACGATCCAGGCCGACGGCCTGGACGGCATCCGCTACGGTTTCTAG
- a CDS encoding cytochrome c has protein sequence MRRWLWVGGILVVVGLGAALFFLRPVEGPPRDLTLVGDVERGTYLIRMAGCVSCHTDAANGRAFLSGGARLETPFGTFVPPNITAHPDAGIGRWTLAQFSDALSNGMGPQGHLYPAFPYENYTLMTDQEVADLYAALMASDPVAEPAPPHEVPFPFNVRLAMAGWKNLFFDPGRFEPEAGRSESYNRGKYLALGPAHCAACHSPRNALGALDWDRALTGSPGGTGGRAPAITRAALLEEGYDVPTLVQTLRDGFTPGFDVLGGPMGEVIADSTSHMTEEDLTALAEFLLAE, from the coding sequence ATGCGGCGGTGGCTCTGGGTCGGTGGCATTCTCGTCGTGGTCGGCCTGGGTGCTGCCCTGTTCTTCCTCCGCCCGGTCGAGGGGCCGCCGCGCGACCTTACCTTGGTGGGTGACGTTGAACGCGGCACCTATCTTATCCGCATGGCCGGCTGCGTATCCTGCCATACCGATGCAGCCAACGGCCGGGCGTTCCTGTCCGGTGGCGCCAGGCTCGAAACACCTTTCGGCACCTTCGTGCCTCCCAACATCACCGCCCACCCCGATGCGGGCATCGGCCGATGGACATTGGCCCAGTTCAGCGATGCCTTGAGCAATGGCATGGGGCCCCAGGGGCATCTCTACCCCGCCTTTCCTTATGAAAATTACACGCTGATGACCGATCAGGAGGTGGCCGATCTCTATGCCGCCCTCATGGCCAGCGACCCCGTTGCCGAGCCGGCCCCACCCCATGAGGTGCCTTTCCCCTTCAATGTGCGGCTGGCGATGGCCGGCTGGAAGAACCTCTTCTTTGATCCCGGTCGGTTCGAGCCTGAAGCGGGCCGCTCGGAGAGCTACAATCGCGGCAAATACCTCGCTTTGGGTCCAGCGCATTGCGCCGCCTGCCATTCGCCGCGCAACGCCTTGGGTGCCCTCGATTGGGACCGCGCGCTCACCGGCTCACCCGGCGGCACCGGTGGCCGGGCCCCGGCGATCACCCGCGCGGCACTGCTCGAGGAGGGCTATGATGTTCCCACCCTCGTGCAGACCTTGCGGGATGGGTTCACGCCGGGTTTCGACGTCCTTGGTGGTCCCATGGGCGAGGTCATCGCCGATTCCACCTCGCACATGACCGAGGAGGACTTGACCGCCCTTGCCGAATTCCTCCTCGCCGAGTGA
- a CDS encoding RidA family protein encodes MLHHMIASGPRPVAPFSHAVEVDGWVFITGQMPTNPEAPDAPLPEGIEAQTRRVVENLQIVLGGVGLGLEHVTMARIYLTQFERDYAALNALWPSFFAPGKLPARTTIGVTALAVGALVEIDLIAKRL; translated from the coding sequence ATGCTACACCACATGATTGCTTCGGGGCCGCGCCCGGTGGCGCCTTTCTCTCATGCCGTCGAGGTAGATGGCTGGGTGTTCATCACCGGGCAGATGCCCACCAATCCCGAAGCGCCCGACGCGCCGCTCCCCGAAGGTATCGAGGCGCAGACCCGACGGGTGGTTGAGAACCTCCAAATCGTTCTGGGCGGCGTCGGCCTGGGCCTCGAGCATGTCACCATGGCCCGCATTTATCTTACGCAGTTCGAACGCGACTACGCCGCTCTTAATGCACTCTGGCCGAGTTTCTTCGCGCCGGGAAAATTGCCGGCACGGACAACAATCGGGGTGACGGCGCTGGCGGTGGGGGCGCTGGTGGAGATCGACCTCATCGCCAAGCGGTTATAG
- a CDS encoding TRAP transporter small permease subunit → MFNRTHDYSARLALSGGNPSRLRVLGEDSSVRFLAVLVRGISALNWLVGQVLSWLALGCVLVCFTVVVQRYFFSTSLLWMQDLYVWLSGAMFTGVAGFALLRDDHVRVDIFYRPASVRRKAMADLFGVVFFLLPFIYVVLLYGWPAVARSWSYYEGSGNIGGMPGLFILKSFIVVFAILVGLQGIAMAARAILVLRGEETLLPEKLRYIPHDVQEAA, encoded by the coding sequence ATGTTCAATCGAACCCACGACTATTCCGCGCGACTGGCACTATCGGGGGGCAATCCGAGCCGGTTGCGCGTGCTGGGGGAGGACTCTTCGGTGCGATTTCTCGCGGTGCTCGTTCGGGGCATCAGTGCGCTCAACTGGCTGGTAGGGCAGGTGCTATCCTGGCTGGCGCTGGGCTGTGTGCTCGTGTGCTTCACCGTGGTGGTGCAACGCTACTTCTTCAGCACCTCGCTGCTGTGGATGCAGGACCTTTACGTTTGGCTGAGCGGGGCCATGTTCACCGGTGTCGCCGGCTTTGCGCTGCTGCGGGACGACCATGTGCGGGTGGATATTTTCTACCGGCCGGCCTCGGTGCGGCGCAAGGCAATGGCGGACCTCTTCGGCGTGGTGTTTTTCCTGCTGCCCTTCATCTATGTCGTGTTGCTGTATGGCTGGCCCGCGGTGGCGCGCTCGTGGAGCTACTACGAGGGGTCGGGCAATATCGGGGGCATGCCGGGGCTGTTCATCCTCAAGAGCTTCATTGTGGTTTTCGCCATTCTGGTGGGCTTGCAGGGCATTGCCATGGCGGCCCGCGCCATTCTGGTACTGCGGGGTGAGGAAACCTTGCTGCCCGAGAAGCTCCGCTACATTCCGCACGACGTACAGGAAGCTGCTTGA